A single Orcinus orca chromosome 2, mOrcOrc1.1, whole genome shotgun sequence DNA region contains:
- the LOC117196134 gene encoding 60S ribosomal protein L15-like, whose product MDKSRTSSCGRSQRPPRPAPQTAERDQKAGGSLAVWRRPSGEPRWAPARTPGSWGRSSRRTRCASAQGTPRAAPQLSALRRPAPRRPDKARLGCEAKQGYVMHRLACGAVAANARSLSVPATYGTPVHHGVTYGTPVHHGVHPLRFARSLPSAAEELAGRRSGARSVLKPYWVGEDSTYGSLEVVLIDPFHKAKRRNPDTQWITTPVHKHRAAPAGREGHRVLRTTGGSRRAAWRRHRALQLHRYH is encoded by the exons ATGGACAAGTCCCGGACCAGCAGCTGTGGCCGCTCTCAG CGCCCACCTCGGCCTGCACCCCAAACAGCAGAAAGAGATCAGAAAGCTGGGGGCTCCCTTGCCGTCTGGCGGCGGCCGTCCGGTGAGCCGCGATGGGCACCTGCCCGTACACCCGGGAGCTGGGGCCGAAGCAGCCGTCGGACGCGATGCGCTTCTGCTCAGGGGACGCCGCGGGCAGCACCCCAGCTCTCGGCGCTGCGCCGCCCCGCGCCCCGCCGGCCCGACAAGGCGCGGCTGGGCTGCGAGGCCAAGCAAGGCTATGTCATGCATCGGCTAGCGTGTGGCGCGGTGGCCGCAAACGCCCGGTCCCTAAGTGTGCCTGCCACCTACGGCACGCCTGTCCACCATGGCGTCACCTACGGCACGCCTGTCCACCATGGCGTCCACCCGCTCAGGTTCGCTCGAAGCCTCCCCTCTGCCGCCGAGGAGCTAGCTGGGCGCCGCTCTGGGGCCCGGAGCGTCCTGAAGCCTTACTGGGTTGGTGAAGATTCTACGTACGGATCTTTGGAGGTTGTCCTCATTGATCCATTTCATAAAGCTAAGAGAAGAAACCCTGACACCCAGTGGATCACCACGCCAGTCCACAAGCACAGGGCGGCGCCTGCAGGCAGGGAAGGCCACAGGGTCCTCCGCACGACCGGTGGTTCTCGCCGCGCAGCCTGGAGACGGCACCGTGCTCTCCAGCTCCACCGCTACCACTAA